The Pseudomonas rhizosphaerae genomic sequence AAAAGCCCGGCTGCTGCCGCCATCATCAAATCGTACGGCTACCAGATCTGATGCCGCTGGATGCCAGCGACCTCAGCGCGATCTGGCTGACCATCAAGCTGGCCGGCCTGACCACGCTGATTCTGTTGCTGATCGGCACACCGATCGCCTGGTGGCTGGCACGCACCGCTTCACCCTGGCGTGGCCCTGTCGGTGCCGTGGTCGCCCTGCCCCTGGTGCTGCCGCCCACGGTGATCGGCTTCTATCTGTTGCTGGCGCTCGGGCCCCACGGTTTCATCGGCCAGGCGACGCAGGCCCTGGGCCTGGGCTCGGTGGTGTTCAGTTTCAGCGGGCTGGTGATCGGCTCGGTGATCTACTCCATGCCGTTCGTGGTGCAGCCCCTGCAGAACGCGTTCAACGCCATTGGCGAACGACCTCTGGAAGTCGCGGCGACCCTGCGCGCCAGCCCCTGGGACTGTTTTTTCAGCGTCGTACTGCCCCAGGCCAAACCTGGATTCGTGACGGCCAGCATCCTGGGGTTCGCCCACACGGTGGGTGAATTCGGCGTGGTGCTGATGATCGGCGGCAACATACCGGACAAGACGCGGGTGGTGTCGGTGCAGATCTTCGATCACGTCGAAGCCATGGAATACGCCCAGGCCCATTGGCTTGCCGGGGCCATGGTGGTGTTTTCCTTCATGGTGCTGCTGTTGCTGTACCGCAGCCGCCAGACGCGCTCGACGTGGAGCTGATGGAATGATCCGTGCCCGTATCGACATGACCTACGAAGCGTTCTCGCTGGACGTCGATCTGCAACTGCCGGGGCGCGGGGTCAGTGCGCTGTTCGGCGATTCCGGCTCCGGCAAGACCACCTGCCTGCGCTGCCTGGCAGGGCTTTCGAAGGCACCGAACGCCTACATCGAAGTCAACGGCGAGGTCTGGCAGGACAGCGCGCGGGGGATTTTCGTGGCGCCGCACCAGCGCGCGCTGGGCTATGTTTTTCAGGAGGCGAGCTTGTTCGCGCATCTTTCGGTACGCGGCAATCTCGAATACGGGTGGCGCCGGATTCCGGCTGCGCGGCGCAAGGTCGCGCTGGATCACGCATGCAGCCTGCTGGGCATCGAACATCTGCTGGAGCGCCAGCCGGCGCACTTGTCCGGCGGTGAACGCCAGCGGGTCGGCATTGCTCGGGCGCTGTTGACCAGCCCCGGGCTGCTGCTGATGGACGAACCACTGGCCGCGCTGGACAGCCGGCGCAAGGACGAGATCCTGCCGTACCTGGAAAGACTGCACGACGAGCTGGAGATTCCAGTCGTGTACGTCAGCCATGCCCAGGACGAGGTGGCGCGCCTGGCCGACCATCTGGTGGTGCTGGAACACGGTCGGGTGCTGGCCAGCGGTCCATTGGGGCCGACCCTGGCGCGGCTGGATCTGCCCATGGCGTTGGAAGCCGACGCCGGCGTCGTGGTGCAGGCCAGGGTCGAGGGCTACGATCCTGCTTACCAGCTGCTGTCGCTGCAATTGCCCGGTGCGGTCGAGCCCTTGCGCGTTGCCCATGGCCTGCGGGCGGTTGGCGACGAAGTGCGGATCAAGATCCAGGCCCGGGATGTCAGCCTCAGCCTGAGCCAGGACGACACCAGCAGCATTCTCAATCGCTTCGCCGTCACCGTCGAGCAGGTGTCGGCGGCGCACCATCCGGCCCATGTGCAGCTCAGCCTGCGCGCGGGAGAGACGCTGATCCTGGCGCGTATCACGCGTTTCTCGGCGGATCAGTTGGGCGTGGCGGCGGGTTTGCAGGCCTGGGCGCAGATCAAGGCGGTCGCGGTATTGGCCTAGTACAGGCATGGAAAGCACCGCGGGGTGCCTGGGAAATCGCAATGCCCGCCGACGCGGCTCGCGCCGCTGCTACAGGAATCCCGATCCGGCTCGAACACCGCGGTGCGTCCTTCGCGGCCGATGACCGCTCCCACGGGTCGCGCCTGGACGCACCGCGGTGGATTTACCGCGTCCAATCCCCGCCCACCCACGGGCCGCGTTCGGCTGCGCCCCGGTGCGTCCTTCGCGGTCGATGACCGCTCCCACGGGCCCCGCCTGGGCGCACCACGGTGTGTTTACCACGTCCGATGACCGCTGCCACCAGAAGCCGCGTCCGGGCGCGGCGCGGTGCCTGGTGTGCGATCGACGAGCGCTCACGCAAGCCCCTGTAGCAGCGGCGCGAGCCGCGTCCGGGTGCACCGCCGGGTGTCTGTCATACGCGGCTAGTCCCGGCGTATCGGTTGCAGCGCCTTGGGTTGCTTGAGCCGCGCGTGGAGCGCTTCGGCGCTCATGGGCGCGGCGAAGTAGTCGCCCTGCCCGCGCAGGCAACCCAGGTCGAACAGCAGCAGATGGTGCACGGCGCTTTGCACCCCGGTCACGGTCAGCTCGATACCCAAGGTGCGCGCCGCCACCGACATGTGCTGGACCACGGCCAGGTGACGCGACTGATGCGGCGCTTCGAGCAGAAAGGGCGAGGCCAGGCGCAACTGGTTGATCGGCCACTGACACAGCCGCTGCAACGACGCCCCGCCGAAACCGAAACCCTGCATGCCCAAGTCACAACCCATCAGCCGAACCCGCAACAGGGTTTCCAGGTATTCGGCCTTGGGCCGGGCCAGGCCGACATGGCTGAGCTCCAGCGCCACCCGGTGCTTGCCCGACAGGTGCCCGCGCAAGATGCCGAGCAGCTCGTTCATCAGCGGTCCATGCCCAAGCTGTTCGAGCCGTATGCCCAGGCTCAGGCCCACCTGCAACCCGGCACGGGCAAGTTGCTGCTGCACGTCGACCGCCTGCTCGGCCATGTACAGCAGCAGCGCATTGCCCAGCCCGGCCCGCTCCACCGCCGGGCAGAACTGCTGCATCGCCAGCAGACCGTGCCGTGGGTGCTGCCAGCTCAACTGAGCGTCGACGCTGCGGATACGCCCGTCGGCCACTGTGCAGCGTGGCAGGAAGCGGGTGTCGAACTGACCGTCGGCGATCCCCGCCTGCACTTCGGCGCGGCCGATGCGCACCGTCCCGGGCATCGACACGGTCGCCTCACGAGGCGTGTTCAACGCCTCGAAAAAACGTTGCAGCCTGTCGAAGTCCAACGGGCTGCCAGCGTCCACCAGATATTCCAGGCCCAGCATCGATACCCACTGGTACAGCCCGGTGCGCACTTCCGGATCCAGTCCGCCACCGATCAGCACGGCGCGCACGCGCTTGCGGGTGACCGCCTCCTGGATGATCCTCAACGCGCCCACACCCAGGACATCGACGTTGCACACCAGCACATCGATGGGCTGGTGCTCGCGCAGCAATTGCACTGCCTGCTCGCTGGTCTGCGCCTGATACACGCACGAGCAACCCAGCTGGCTGAGCATCTGCACGGCGATCGCACGCTGGAACCCATGACTTTCGACAAGTAACACCGTTGGCTTGATGTCTGACACGATTACTTCCCCTGTTTCTTCATGCCTATGTTCAACTCCGTGCCATGATCGGGATGCAGGCAATTTCCTAATACGTACCGGAAAATTCCTACGCCTCGCCGGATCTGTCATGCCGTACCAGGTACTCGTCCAGACTGACCATGGCGGCTGCCAGGTCGTCGACTCCACGGCGCATCCTCTCGGTCGAAGGGTTTGCCGTGCAGGCGTGTTCAAGCGCTTCGCAGGCCGCGAGCAGGCGCCGGGCGCGGACGATGCGGGCGCCGCCCTTGATCCGGTGCACCAGGTCGGCCACTTCGCTGGTCACGTAGGGTTGCGACAGCGCGTGCAGGCGCTTGAGGTCTTGCAGGTTGCTGTCGGCCAGATCGTCGAGCAGGCGCGCCAGGGAACTCGCATCACCGCCGGTCAGTTGGTCGAGGCTGCCCAGGTCGACTTCGTCGTCCTGGGTCTCGAGCACGCGCCGGGCGCTGCGCGGGTCAAGGTGCAGCGCCAGGCTTTCCAGGCTCAGTGGCTTGAACAGGCAGTCGTCCATGCCCTGCTGCAGGCAACGACGGCGCTCCTGGATCTGCGCGTTCGCCGTGCAGCCGAGGAACAGGCACGGCTCAAGGTGCTTGCGCCGTTCGTGCTCGCGCACCGCCTTGACCAACTGGTAACCGTTGATACCCGGCATGTTGCAGTCGCTGATCACCACGTCGTACGCCCCGCGCAACCAGGCGCGCAGCCCAGCGGCGCCGTGTTCGGCCACGGTCACGCGGTGGCCGAGAAAGGTCAGCTGGCGCTCCAGCAGCACGCGGTTGGCCGGATAGTCGTCGACCACCAGCACCTGCAGGGCCGGCAGGGTGCGGCGCGAAGCCTCGCGAACGGTCTTCAACGGGGCGACCGCCCCGGGTACGGATTCGAACTGCACCTGCACCCGCGTGCCGCAGCCCAGCACGCTGTGCAGATCGAGCGTGCCGCCCATCAAGTCGGCCAGGCTGCGGCAGATGCTCAAGCCCAGGCCGGCGCCGACACGGCTGCCACGCCCTCCGGCGGCCTGCCGATACGGGGCGCCCAGACGATCCAGATCGGCCTGGGCGATGCCCTGCCCGGTGTCTTCCACGCTCAACTCGACCCGCGCGCCACGCAACTGCGGCCAGACCCCGAGCACCACGGTGACCTGGCCCTCGCGGGTGAACTTGATGGCATTGCTGAGCAAATTGGCGATGACCTGCTTGAAGCGCACGGGGTCGACGCTCAGCCAGGTGTCGGGCGCACCGAGCACTTCCAGCTTGAGCCGCAGGTGCTTCTCCCGGGCCTGGGCCTGGAACAACCCGACGGTTTCGCTCGCCAGCTGTCCCAACTGGCATGGCGCCGGCTGCAGTTCGAGCCGGCCGGCCTCGATGCGGGTGACGTCGAGAATATCGCCGATCAGCGCCAGCAGACCGTTGGCCGACTGCGAGGCGACTTCCAGGGCCGGCTTGTCGAGCATGCCCTGCTCGGCCTTTTTCAAGGCCAGCTCGAGCATGCCCAGCACGGCGTTCATGGGTGTGCGGATCTCGTGGCTCATGGTGGCCAGAAAAGTGGTCTTGGCCTGGTTGGCTGCTTCTGCCTGGGCCTGTGCATCGCGGTACGCCTCGCACAGGCGCTGACGCTCGGTGATGTCGACCCACCCCGCAATCAGGCCCTGGATGCAACCGTCGACGCCCCGGTAAGGCAGCATCCAGTGATGAATGGTCAGTACCTCGCCCGACTGCAGGCGCAGCGTGCGATCCTCGACCACAGGCTTGCCGCACTCCATGACTTGCAGGTAGGTGTCCTGAGCCACCTGCGCGTGCGCTTCCTCGAGCAGGCCGTAACCGGTCAGCGGCTTGTTCAGGATGGCTTCGCGGGTTACGCCCAAGGCCTGCAGGTAGCTGGTGTTGCAGTTGATCAGGCGCGCCTTGCGGTCGCGGATGTAGATCGGATGGGGAGTACCGTCGATCATCACCCGCATGAACTCCAGCTGGGTGGTCAGGGCTTGCTCGGCAAACGCGCGCTGGCGGATCAGACGCTTGAGGTAGCTGATCCACCCCAGCGCCAGCAGCAACAACAGCATGGCCGCAGCGAACCCCTGCATGATGGCCCAGCGGTAGCGTTGCCACAGGCCATCGGCGACCATCATTTCGGTGCGCCAATGACGCGTCAGCTCACTCATGTGCGACGGCGGAATGTCCTGCAGGGCACTGTCCAGGATCGATTGCAACACCTGCGCCTGGGGTGCGACGGCGAAAGCGAAATGCACCGGGGCCAGCGGTAGCGCCACACTGATGCGCAGCCGCCCACGGTACTGTCGCGCGATCATGTAGCGCGCGGCAATCAGCGGCAGCACCGCCGCGTCGGCCTGGCCGCGGTCGAGCATGTCCAGGGCTTGGGCGGAACTCGCCGCCTCCAGGCGGGTGATCGAGGGGTAATGCTCCTGCAGCCACTCATGCACTCGGCTGCCCTGTACCAACACCACGCGCTTGCCGCTGGACTGTTCCAGTGAAAACCGCTCCCGCCCGCCCTCGCGCGTGACCAGCACCGGCGAGCTGCTGAGAAAGCCACGGCTGAACGCCAGGCGCGTCTGCCGCTCGGCGCTGGGAATCATCGCCGCGATCAGATCGGCCTCGCCGCGCTCGATCATCTCGCTCATCCGCGCCAGCGAAGTGGCCTCGATCACCTCGATGCCCAGCCCGGTCCGTCGCGCGATCTGTTGCAGGACGTCGGCGGCCACTCCGGCGAAGCGGCCTTGATCGTCGCGGTAGCTGACCGGCACGAACCGCGGATCCATATGCACCCGCAGTTCGCTGCGCCCGGCCAGCCACTGGCGCTGGATGTCGGTCAACGGCAATGCGGCAGGTTCCGCCACGTCCGGACGCTCGATGCTCCAACGCCGCAGGATCGCCGCTCGGGCCTCCTCGGGCACCACTGCCAGGGCCTTGTCGATCAATCGCAACAGGCGCGCATCGCGGGGATCGACGGCAAAGCCGAAGCCATGGCCGTCCATGCTTTCGACCGCCTGCAGGCGCAGCGCAGGCAACTGACTGCCGTCGGCCTGATAGAACACCGCCAGCGCGCCGCCGACGAACAGGTCCGCCTGCTGGTAAGCCACCGCCGCCATGGCGTTCAAGGGGGTGGGGTGAAATTGCAGCTGGGCCCCAGGGAAGCGTTCCCGCACCTCGCTGGCCGGGATATGGTCTCGCACCAGAGCGATGCGCCGAGGCACGGCCGAATCCACATCCAGCGGCGGGTCGCGACGCATGGCCAGCACTGGACGATCCTGCACATAGGGCGCAGAGAGCAGCAACCCATGGCGCAACGCGTCCCGGCGACTGGTCGTGCCGAGCATCTGCACCTCGCCGGCCTTGAGCGCGGCAACCGCCAGTTCGCGGGAAGGATAGGCCTGTACCTGGACCTCCAGCTCAAGCAGCCGCGCCAGCAGAGCCAGGTAATCGGCGCTGATGCCCTCGTAGGTCCCGCCATTGGCGGACAGGTCGAAAGGCGCGTAGTCCGGACGGCTCACGCCGACCCTCAATACGCGCCGCGCGCGCAGCCACTGCCGGTCGCGGTCTGCCAGCTGCATCTGCAGGCGCTCGGACCAGGCAGGCTCGGGCTGCGAGCGGCCGTGCAATGGCAGGGTCTGGGCGTCAGCCAGCGCGGTACAGGCCAGCCACAGGAGCATCCAGCGAACACAGTGGCCGATTATTGCCTGCAGGCCCATCACACCAGGAAGTTGCGTTTGGCGAGCTCGGCCAGTTCCACCAGCGAGCCCATCTGCAGCTTGTCCATCAGCCGAAACTTGTAGGTACTCACGGTCTTGTTGCTCAGCAGCATCAGCTCACCGATGGCCTTGTTGCTCAACCCACGGGCCAGGTGCTGGAGAATGGTCAGCTCGCGGTTGGTCAGGCGAGCAATGGATTCGGCCTCGCTGATCAGACCATCGCTGTTGCGCACCGAGCTGAAGGCCACCACCGGGAAATAGGTGAACCCGGTGCCGATG encodes the following:
- the modB gene encoding molybdate ABC transporter permease subunit; this translates as MPLDASDLSAIWLTIKLAGLTTLILLLIGTPIAWWLARTASPWRGPVGAVVALPLVLPPTVIGFYLLLALGPHGFIGQATQALGLGSVVFSFSGLVIGSVIYSMPFVVQPLQNAFNAIGERPLEVAATLRASPWDCFFSVVLPQAKPGFVTASILGFAHTVGEFGVVLMIGGNIPDKTRVVSVQIFDHVEAMEYAQAHWLAGAMVVFSFMVLLLLYRSRQTRSTWS
- the modC gene encoding molybdenum ABC transporter ATP-binding protein, which translates into the protein MIRARIDMTYEAFSLDVDLQLPGRGVSALFGDSGSGKTTCLRCLAGLSKAPNAYIEVNGEVWQDSARGIFVAPHQRALGYVFQEASLFAHLSVRGNLEYGWRRIPAARRKVALDHACSLLGIEHLLERQPAHLSGGERQRVGIARALLTSPGLLLMDEPLAALDSRRKDEILPYLERLHDELEIPVVYVSHAQDEVARLADHLVVLEHGRVLASGPLGPTLARLDLPMALEADAGVVVQARVEGYDPAYQLLSLQLPGAVEPLRVAHGLRAVGDEVRIKIQARDVSLSLSQDDTSSILNRFAVTVEQVSAAHHPAHVQLSLRAGETLILARITRFSADQLGVAAGLQAWAQIKAVAVLA
- a CDS encoding EAL domain-containing protein: MSDIKPTVLLVESHGFQRAIAVQMLSQLGCSCVYQAQTSEQAVQLLREHQPIDVLVCNVDVLGVGALRIIQEAVTRKRVRAVLIGGGLDPEVRTGLYQWVSMLGLEYLVDAGSPLDFDRLQRFFEALNTPREATVSMPGTVRIGRAEVQAGIADGQFDTRFLPRCTVADGRIRSVDAQLSWQHPRHGLLAMQQFCPAVERAGLGNALLLYMAEQAVDVQQQLARAGLQVGLSLGIRLEQLGHGPLMNELLGILRGHLSGKHRVALELSHVGLARPKAEYLETLLRVRLMGCDLGMQGFGFGGASLQRLCQWPINQLRLASPFLLEAPHQSRHLAVVQHMSVAARTLGIELTVTGVQSAVHHLLLFDLGCLRGQGDYFAAPMSAEALHARLKQPKALQPIRRD
- a CDS encoding transporter substrate-binding domain-containing protein; amino-acid sequence: MLLWLACTALADAQTLPLHGRSQPEPAWSERLQMQLADRDRQWLRARRVLRVGVSRPDYAPFDLSANGGTYEGISADYLALLARLLELEVQVQAYPSRELAVAALKAGEVQMLGTTSRRDALRHGLLLSAPYVQDRPVLAMRRDPPLDVDSAVPRRIALVRDHIPASEVRERFPGAQLQFHPTPLNAMAAVAYQQADLFVGGALAVFYQADGSQLPALRLQAVESMDGHGFGFAVDPRDARLLRLIDKALAVVPEEARAAILRRWSIERPDVAEPAALPLTDIQRQWLAGRSELRVHMDPRFVPVSYRDDQGRFAGVAADVLQQIARRTGLGIEVIEATSLARMSEMIERGEADLIAAMIPSAERQTRLAFSRGFLSSSPVLVTREGGRERFSLEQSSGKRVVLVQGSRVHEWLQEHYPSITRLEAASSAQALDMLDRGQADAAVLPLIAARYMIARQYRGRLRISVALPLAPVHFAFAVAPQAQVLQSILDSALQDIPPSHMSELTRHWRTEMMVADGLWQRYRWAIMQGFAAAMLLLLLALGWISYLKRLIRQRAFAEQALTTQLEFMRVMIDGTPHPIYIRDRKARLINCNTSYLQALGVTREAILNKPLTGYGLLEEAHAQVAQDTYLQVMECGKPVVEDRTLRLQSGEVLTIHHWMLPYRGVDGCIQGLIAGWVDITERQRLCEAYRDAQAQAEAANQAKTTFLATMSHEIRTPMNAVLGMLELALKKAEQGMLDKPALEVASQSANGLLALIGDILDVTRIEAGRLELQPAPCQLGQLASETVGLFQAQAREKHLRLKLEVLGAPDTWLSVDPVRFKQVIANLLSNAIKFTREGQVTVVLGVWPQLRGARVELSVEDTGQGIAQADLDRLGAPYRQAAGGRGSRVGAGLGLSICRSLADLMGGTLDLHSVLGCGTRVQVQFESVPGAVAPLKTVREASRRTLPALQVLVVDDYPANRVLLERQLTFLGHRVTVAEHGAAGLRAWLRGAYDVVISDCNMPGINGYQLVKAVREHERRKHLEPCLFLGCTANAQIQERRRCLQQGMDDCLFKPLSLESLALHLDPRSARRVLETQDDEVDLGSLDQLTGGDASSLARLLDDLADSNLQDLKRLHALSQPYVTSEVADLVHRIKGGARIVRARRLLAACEALEHACTANPSTERMRRGVDDLAAAMVSLDEYLVRHDRSGEA